From a single Kitasatospora sp. NBC_00458 genomic region:
- a CDS encoding roadblock/LC7 domain-containing protein translates to MTMSTQSSGDLNWLLDDLVGRVAALRHAVILSSDGLATGASRDLDREDAEHLAAVAAGFHSLAKGAGGHFKVGGVRQTMVELDEAFLFITAAGDGSCLAVLSEAEADIGQIAYEMALLVKRVGEHLAAEPRADVAPPVR, encoded by the coding sequence ATGACCATGTCGACGCAGTCGTCCGGAGACCTCAACTGGCTCCTGGACGATCTGGTGGGACGCGTCGCGGCCCTGCGCCACGCGGTGATCCTCTCCAGCGACGGGCTGGCCACCGGCGCCTCCCGCGATCTCGACCGGGAGGACGCCGAGCACCTGGCCGCCGTCGCGGCCGGCTTCCACAGCCTGGCGAAGGGCGCCGGCGGCCACTTCAAGGTCGGTGGCGTCCGCCAGACGATGGTCGAGCTGGACGAGGCCTTCCTGTTCATCACCGCGGCCGGCGACGGCAGCTGCCTTGCGGTGCTGAGCGAGGCCGAGGCGGACATCGGCCAGATCGCCTACGAGATGGCCCTGCTGGTCAAGCGGGTCGGTGAGCACCTGGCCGCCGAGCCGCGCGCCGACGTGGCCCCGCCGGTGAGATGA
- a CDS encoding DUF742 domain-containing protein, whose amino-acid sequence MFRPRTPVDDRWFDDDAGPVVRLYSMTRGRTRPVEDGLFDLISLITAADPAPAAGAVPAHVLDPEHQTILAWCRREPLSVAELGSYTDLPVSVVRVLLGDLYDAELISVTRPVPLAELPDERLLRDVINGLRAL is encoded by the coding sequence CTGTTCAGGCCGCGCACCCCGGTCGACGACCGCTGGTTCGACGACGACGCCGGCCCGGTGGTGCGGCTGTACTCGATGACCCGCGGCCGGACCAGGCCGGTCGAGGACGGCCTGTTCGACCTGATCTCGCTGATCACCGCCGCCGACCCCGCGCCGGCCGCGGGGGCCGTGCCCGCGCACGTGCTCGACCCGGAGCACCAGACCATCCTGGCCTGGTGCCGCCGGGAACCGCTCTCCGTGGCCGAGCTGGGCTCCTACACCGATCTGCCGGTCAGTGTGGTGCGCGTGCTGCTCGGCGACCTCTACGACGCCGAACTGATCAGCGTCACCCGACCCGTTCCGCTCGCCGAGCTGCCGGACGAGCGCCTGTTGCGAGACGTGATCAATGGACTCCGTGCGCTCTGA
- a CDS encoding GTP-binding protein, with the protein MDSVRSDPTATAAPATASGSAADPRWRGGPAAAVKILVAGGFGAGKTTLVGSVSEIRPLRTEEELSELGRPVDDTAGVETKRTTTVAMDFGRIDLRPGLALYLFGTPGQDRFWFVWDELARGALGAVVLADTRRLADCFPSVDFFEQRGIPFLVAVNCFEGSRVFAPEEVRDALDLDPDIPVVLCDARLREDGKEILVALVEHAATRRRVAPIRG; encoded by the coding sequence ATGGACTCCGTGCGCTCTGACCCCACCGCGACCGCCGCCCCCGCCACCGCCTCCGGCTCCGCCGCCGACCCGCGCTGGCGGGGCGGTCCGGCGGCCGCGGTGAAGATCCTCGTCGCGGGCGGATTCGGCGCGGGCAAGACCACCCTCGTCGGCTCGGTGAGCGAGATCCGCCCGCTGCGGACCGAGGAGGAACTGAGCGAACTGGGCCGCCCGGTGGACGACACCGCCGGGGTGGAGACCAAGCGCACCACGACGGTGGCGATGGATTTCGGCCGGATCGACCTGCGGCCCGGGCTCGCGCTCTACCTGTTCGGCACGCCCGGCCAGGACCGGTTCTGGTTCGTCTGGGACGAGCTGGCGCGCGGTGCGCTCGGCGCGGTCGTGCTCGCCGACACCCGCCGGCTGGCCGACTGCTTCCCGTCGGTGGACTTCTTCGAGCAGCGCGGGATCCCGTTCCTGGTCGCGGTGAACTGCTTCGAGGGCAGTCGGGTGTTCGCCCCCGAGGAGGTCCGGGACGCGCTCGACCTGGACCCGGACATCCCGGTCGTGCTCTGCGACGCCCGTCTCCGGGAGGACGGCAAGGAGATCCTGGTCGCGCTGGTCGAGCACGCCGCGACCCGACGCCGGGTCGCCCCGATCCGGGGCTGA
- a CDS encoding winged helix-turn-helix domain-containing protein, with translation MSSSSTATLPLPAATPHLRAVRSVPSTGERWHGGPVPPRPTAAQPAPPVPSQAPLPPYGAGVPQPGQLPAAPQALLAALPEGAAVVAALPHGTLPQALLAQYGAQFGAAGHPMVGYLVLVPAENASATGAVPGVLPVATVPAPASPAVAPAVAGIGPVGPAPTGTATASVRPVRPAGRGISVDVERRNAYVDGQLLDLTYLEFELLAHLTEHPQRVHTRDHLVSAVWGYGHVGDGRTVDVHVARLRRKLGVAYRDSIVTVRRVGYKYTPVA, from the coding sequence ATGTCTTCTTCCTCTACGGCCACCCTTCCCCTTCCCGCCGCGACCCCGCACCTGCGCGCGGTCCGCTCCGTCCCCTCGACCGGCGAACGATGGCACGGCGGGCCGGTCCCGCCGCGTCCGACGGCCGCTCAGCCCGCGCCTCCGGTGCCTTCGCAGGCTCCGCTCCCGCCGTACGGGGCGGGCGTCCCGCAGCCCGGCCAGCTCCCGGCGGCGCCGCAGGCGCTGCTCGCGGCGCTGCCCGAGGGCGCGGCGGTCGTCGCGGCACTCCCGCACGGCACGCTGCCGCAGGCGCTGCTGGCCCAGTACGGCGCGCAGTTCGGCGCCGCCGGGCACCCGATGGTCGGGTACCTCGTGCTGGTGCCGGCCGAGAACGCGTCCGCCACCGGTGCGGTCCCGGGTGTGCTCCCCGTCGCGACCGTCCCCGCGCCCGCCTCCCCGGCGGTCGCCCCCGCGGTCGCCGGCATCGGACCCGTCGGTCCGGCGCCGACCGGCACCGCGACCGCCTCCGTCCGCCCGGTCCGCCCCGCCGGGCGCGGCATCAGCGTGGACGTGGAGCGGCGCAACGCCTACGTCGACGGGCAGTTGCTCGACCTCACCTACCTGGAGTTCGAGCTGCTGGCCCACCTGACCGAGCACCCGCAGCGCGTCCACACCCGCGACCACCTGGTCTCCGCCGTCTGGGGCTACGGCCACGTCGGTGACGGCCGGACGGTCGACGTGCACGTCGCCCGGCTCCGCCGCAAGCTCGGTGTGGCCTACCGCGACAGCATCGTGACGGTCCGTCGGGTCGGGTACAAGTACACCCCGGTGGCGTGA
- a CDS encoding IclR family transcriptional regulator has protein sequence MAEAATAVQSPPAGAQAVQRALGLLHCFHDNGPDLSASDLARRMGLSVSTSHRLARTLVSAGFLEQDEQTARYRLGPAVAELGQLSFHQRGLHLAAPELELLSRRTGATADLAIRSGPHAVILVGASVRPDTGLGLRRPLHSTALGKVLLAWPRPGEAGAAALGPLPPFTDRTITEPERLDEELAKVRSAGHALNDGESATGIRTVAVPVLDGAGQARFALAVRSTPAHLTDDRLDWFLGHARSCAAALAVLLLPPDQRA, from the coding sequence ATGGCCGAGGCCGCCACCGCCGTCCAGAGCCCGCCGGCCGGCGCCCAGGCCGTCCAGCGAGCCCTCGGGCTGCTGCACTGCTTCCACGACAACGGCCCCGACCTGAGCGCCTCGGACCTGGCCCGCCGGATGGGCCTGTCGGTCTCGACCTCACACCGGCTCGCCCGCACCCTGGTCAGCGCCGGGTTCCTGGAGCAGGACGAGCAGACCGCCCGCTACCGGCTCGGCCCGGCCGTCGCCGAGCTCGGCCAGCTCTCCTTCCACCAGCGGGGCCTGCACCTGGCCGCACCCGAACTGGAACTGCTCTCCCGGCGCACCGGGGCCACCGCCGACCTGGCGATCCGCAGCGGCCCGCACGCGGTGATCCTGGTCGGCGCGTCCGTCCGCCCCGACACCGGGCTGGGACTGCGCCGCCCGCTCCACTCGACGGCCCTGGGAAAGGTGCTGCTGGCCTGGCCGCGGCCCGGCGAGGCGGGGGCGGCCGCACTCGGCCCGCTGCCGCCGTTCACCGACCGGACCATCACCGAACCGGAGCGGCTGGACGAGGAGTTGGCGAAGGTCCGGTCCGCCGGCCACGCGCTCAACGACGGCGAGTCGGCGACCGGGATCCGCACGGTGGCCGTACCGGTGCTGGACGGCGCCGGCCAGGCCCGGTTCGCGCTGGCCGTCCGCTCGACGCCCGCGCACCTCACCGACGACCGGCTGGACTGGTTCCTCGGGCACGCGCGGTCCTGCGCCGCCGCCCTGGCCGTCCTGCTGCTGCCGCCGGACCAGCGCGCCTGA